One genomic window of Motacilla alba alba isolate MOTALB_02 chromosome 3, Motacilla_alba_V1.0_pri, whole genome shotgun sequence includes the following:
- the LOC119699414 gene encoding gallinacin-2, with protein MKILYLLFSLLFLALQVSPGLSSPRREMIFCRGGSCHFGACPFHLVKVGSCFGFRSCCKPPWNVRDVDEPFIEE; from the exons ATGAAGATCCTTTACctgctcttttctctcctcttcttgGCACTCCAGGTTTCCCCAG GTTTGTCTTCGCCCCGGAGGGAAATGATTTTCTGTAGAGGAGGGAGCTGTCACTTTGGAGCATGTCCCTTCCACCTGGTTAAAGTTGGAAGTTGCTTTGGGTTCCGCTCCTGCTGCAAACC gCCATGGAACGTAAGAGATGTTGATGAGCCATTCATTGAAGAGTAA